The nucleotide sequence TCGAGCTGCTGGTCACCGGCTGGGGCTGTCCGCCGCTGGACGCCGCCGTGCTCGCCGGCGCGCCGCGGCTGCGGGCGGTCGTGCACACCGCCGGCTCGGTCCGGCGGCACGTCACCGAAGCGTGCTGGGAGCGGGGGATCGCGGTGACGTCCGCCGCGGCGGCGAACGCGGTGCCGGTGGCCGAGTACACCGTGGCGATGATCCTGCTCTCCGGCAAACGGGTGCTCGAACGCGCCCGCGACCACCGGGCGGCCCGCCGCGCCGACGACGGGCTGGGCGTGCCGCCGCACCTGGGCAACTACGGCCGGACCGTCGGCGTCCTGTCGGCGTCGATGATCGGACGGCGGGTGATCGACCTGCTGCGTCCGCACGACTTCCGCGTCCTCGTGCACGATCCCCACCTGACCGAGGCGGAAGCGGCGGAACTGGGGGCGGAAGCGGTGAGCCTGGCCGAGCTGTTCGCCCGCGGCGACGTCGTCAGCGTGCACACCCCGCTCCTGCCCGAGACCCGCGGGCTGGTCGGCCGCGAGCTGATCTCTTCGATGCGGCCGGACACCGTGCTGATCAACACCGCCCGCGGGGCGGTGCTCGACCAGGACGCACTGGCCGAAGCGACCGGAGCCGGCCGCATCCGGGCGGTCCTCGACGTCACCGATCCCGAGGTGCTGCCGCCGGGGCACCCGCTGTGGACCGACGACAACGTGCTGATCACCCCGC is from Amycolatopsis mediterranei and encodes:
- a CDS encoding hydroxyacid dehydrogenase, with the translated sequence MSRPRAALAMAPRTAAAVLDDGALTALRRITDLADGVLDDFTRPAAHAVLRDVELLVTGWGCPPLDAAVLAGAPRLRAVVHTAGSVRRHVTEACWERGIAVTSAAAANAVPVAEYTVAMILLSGKRVLERARDHRAARRADDGLGVPPHLGNYGRTVGVLSASMIGRRVIDLLRPHDFRVLVHDPHLTEAEAAELGAEAVSLAELFARGDVVSVHTPLLPETRGLVGRELISSMRPDTVLINTARGAVLDQDALAEATGAGRIRAVLDVTDPEVLPPGHPLWTDDNVLITPHLAGSQGNELRRLAELAVAEVTRWAAGEEFAHPVRRERLGMIA